The stretch of DNA AtagtattattttaaaaacacatgTCACATTCCTGAAACGAATATTAGTAAAGGCCTGAAACTAACAGCATAACAGTGAAAACTAGGAGTATGTGTGTGAATATACCAACATATGTCATCGACCATTGTCCGTTGTTAAAAGTTAACATTTGTAGCAGACTGAAATTATTTGAAAAccctttttttttcaacttttttctatGTAAAGAGAATCATTTTTTGCTAGATACATGCATTTCAGTTAAACAAGTATTATAAAAAGATGTTTTTAATGTGATCAGTTAAATTTGGAGCAGAGATTAACATTAGTTATCTTAAGATcacaatacattttattttgtcaaataatttGAAGTATGAAATTATTAAAGTTGGTTTTCAGTAATTTCATAGAAGTATAAGTGTTGAAAAAATGGGATGTTGAAGAAAATGTACAGGGCTTGGTTAACTTTCATTTCTTACCACCGGTAGCTAGAGCAAAACCCAAGGTACTTGTAACGTTTTCCTGGTTTTAACCTTCTCAATGTCTTTTACAGGAAATTGATGTCAAAGCTGGAGGAGGACATAAAATAACCATTGGTCACATGGTACGACAATGTCTAGTTAAACTAGAATGGTATAGTACTCTATTTCCCAGAATTCCTGTGCCCGTTCAGAAAAGTATAATGgagaaaataaaggaaaatccACCCAAACAAGAGGAAGAGGAGCATAGTTCAAGGAAAGGATCTCCAAAACATATACCTGATGGGGAATTATCATTTGGAGAAGCTGAAAAGCATGCTCAGAGACGACCCAGGTAACTCAATATTTCTAAAAAGTGTCGTTGAAGAATGTGTTTTTATGTATTGCAAATTATTTAACTAAATAAAGAGATTcttatttaacaataaaatgatataaataggACCAGTGTTTTAATGCACCTTAGTTAGTATgtaaaaaggtatattttttttaatttaaacaagaAATGTGGACACTTTGTATGCTAACTgtattttacatgtatacatgcatGAGAAAAAATGTATTCAAACACTATCATGAACAAATTATCAACACAGACAGAGAAAAGAAGATGAAAGGTTGTTAATAAACATTTGGTATAAGACTTTAAAAAATCATGTTGTTTTgccaaaaataaattacaaaacatttaaaatactatattacaatttaaaaaatgtacatagTAGTGCTCACTTTCTATTGCTTTCAGGCTGTTTTCAAATTAATTCTGTGTCCCTTCTATATTTACTTTATAAAGCCAGAGGTCTGAATTTTTTAATACCCTTTGGACAGTTAATTGCTCATTCTTAATCAGTCTACCATtgataaaagaggggcaaaagataccagagggacagtcaaactcatagatcgacaaTTAACTGACAACAGcatagctaaaaaagaaaaagacaaataatagtacgcaagacacaacatagaaaactaaagacgaagCAAGTTATGTAAATGTTAACAGGGTTGAGCTCCAGTTTTATATTTTCttgactttttatatattttttttccagtcCAACACCTCAGAGGAGAGGATCACCACCTGTTAAACGTCCATCAAAAGCCAGGTCTAGATCTAGATCACCACATATAAAAAAGCGTCCATCAAAAGCGAGGTCTAGATCAAGGTCTCCACGACGTAGATCACCCAAAAGATCACCTCCCAGAAGATCACCTCCTAGAAGACCTAGGTCTCCACCATACCGCCGTCGTTCACCTCACAGAATATATCGTCCCAGGTCTCCTCCAAGACATGTACAAGTTGATGACTTTGCAAGAGAACTTGAAAGGGAAAAAGCTAGACAGAGACGAGAGAAAGAGCGTGGAGTTAGCAGGTCAAGGTCTCCTGTCCCTCGTCGAAGATCTAGATCTAGGTCACCGATTAGAGAGAGGAGAAGAAAATCAAGATCACCTGATAGAAAACATCATCATAAAAGTTCACACGATAAACATTCAAGACATTCATCAGAAAGAAAGCATGATAGATGAAACTTTATTTAGGCATCATTATTATCATTTGTCTTGTTTAATTATTTAGGAAAAGTTGTGTAGAATTCTGGATCATGATATGTAAAACCTTTCCAAAATATGCATTGGATTACGATCCATGATTAGATATATGAAGATATAGCCTAACACTGACAGTTCTTTTAACTGTCACTTTATTTTTAGGTGAAATTGgtgcaaaaaaaacaaacccagaAGATTAACTTGTCTTAGGGTCATTAATTTGTTGGTCACAGAACATTATTTTTAAGGAAACTTGtatgatattcaaaatattttgttaaacacAAGCATTAAGGGAATGAGACTATATAAACATGCTGTCCATCAATGATTGTGAAAAGTCAATGTCAAACTATAAATCAGAATTTGATTTGTATTCTAGGTCTAAAAAGTTTTATTGTGTGTTTAGGCCCATTGCAGTAATTTGGACACACATGTATGTAAACCTCTTTGAGATCAGAATAACTTTTAATAGGAAATACTCTTTACTgttcatgaatatttattaagAAATAAGAGTAAGAAAAATGTGCAATTGAACAGCCATATTAAGTTCTCTAAAATGGAAAGGTTTGTCTATTTTTTAAACTGCATTATGAAACATATGTccttgttgaatgttgaaatataTAATCTTGTTTCGGTTGTGCATCCTTGTATCTTCAGATACTTTCATAAATTATTTCCAATCGATCAGTTCTGAGAGTTATCCTACTTTATATTGTAGGTGGTCAAGAAAACGTAATATACCCCTGCCGTAGCACAAAAATAAACCATAGAAAAGCCTACTACATTATACGATTTTGCTTTATAGAAAGTTGAGCAAACACACcaattcaagattttttttactatcataTTTCATCCACTTACAGTCAattgggtcataaaacaaatattttattgttttagctAATGTTTCATCCAATATTGTTCattgtattttaatgtttttagaaAACTGAAAATGTgggaaaatttcatttttattttttaaccagtCATGATGATATGTACACAGTGAAGAAAACTTGTTTTAAAATGTCAgaataaatgatttttatatatgtCTATCTTTACATTTTTATCCGTGGCTGAGACCATGTCAGCCAGCAACTGCCATTTCTTGAATGATGTTTGTCACTTTTGAATAAATTTTAGTAATGAATGTAACCTGACAATTGTTTCAGCTGTATGACATTTTTATATGTCGgatatcatctgtaaaatatAATTAGATTGTGTGTCCCTGAAAAAAGCTGAGTATACAATGAATGAAGTTACCAGTGTCTGATCTTCCAAGAATTAATACATTGTTAAAAaccttattaaaattaatataaaagcTGTGCATTCTATGAACACAAGAGTCTGTCTCCATAAACTCAGGAAATGACTTTTAGTGCTGATGCAGGGTAAAGCAATTTATCAAATCAATCAATTTAGGAGAtacttttattgtattttaagcttagTCTATGTGGAATTTAGGGTTAACGTGTAAATTTAAAGTATCTTCTGATATGTGGTGGATCTAAATGAAAAGATATAAGGGGCATGAAAACGAATTTTTTTTgtaggccaagcttaaaatacagtTATATCTTTAAGAAAGCAATAGATAATCAATTTACCACATTATTTTGTTAGACCACAATAATTGAAGATTCAACAAGAATCAATGttctctttttgaaactttttattcCCCTCCCCCCCTCCACCGTAAcagaggggcattaagttttacccttgacCGTCTGTACGTATGtcccaaagttgtttttttttctctttctttagtttgcttcaaccaaatgttatgaaacctatacaaaaagcttattatcacaaaatacaAATCAAGATTGAATTTTGGTGATGTCATTTCAACCGTTCtatagagttatgcccctttacaaatggaaaaataggAATCTTATATCTGTTATAAAAATGTCAATGATGTAATTGTCAAAAGTGATttttaaaattggagttatcttcctttgtccataattgtagtTGAATCTTCGAAGCCAATGTTTAATACAATACAATgttcactgaaaaaaaaaacatatttatcctTCAGCTTACACGCACTTTGATTAATGTCTTCAGttttgtccctttataactttatataatatGGAagagggggcatcatctgtgtcccatggacacctTCCTAATTTATTGAGTATTAGGTCATTGACATTAGACTTCAAACATAAGGACTGATGATATTTGTGGGTTTTTGTGTTAGATTCAGATTGaaagaaaatttaacaaaaatgagaCTTTCAGGTGATGCATCTGCCTTTATTGTTATTATTGAACTGCAAAATGGCGATTTCACAAAGTTACAGACTGGTAGACTATGGAACTTTAATACCCCCTCAAAATATATGATGTTGACCAACcaaaatttttattacatatcaaatgtgttaaaatttacTTTCAATGCTTCAACTGCATAATAAACAACAATActagaatagagaatggaaaccaggAATGTGTCAAAAAACAACCAGACAAAAGAGCAGATCACAGtccaaggccaccaattggtTCTTAAATGCTGCACCCAGAGGTGGGCTTCAGTTGGCCTCTAAAAACAATGTATAGACAATTTAGaaatcaattatttcttttattgttaaaattcatGAACCATTCTATGTCAAAAGTTACAAAATATCGAAGAGAAATTAATTTTGCATGCAAGCTTGACTCTATAACTTATTCCCTTCAAATGGAACTTTGGAAATAATATCGCAATGTTGCTGTTTGCAAGTAAGTCCAACTTGTAGATATTACAGAGGTCTGGTCTCATCTCTAAACTTTAATGTTAGataatgtatttttctttaatcTTATATAATGTTAAGGTCAATCATTGCTAAGAACATTCATTACTTAGAATAAGGATTGATTATTAATTTGATCTTTATGTAACTTGTTGAAGTAGGAGAGAACTTGAATCATTGATATCAAGGTCATGGTCATCATAATATGAACAAGAGATTATATAAACAAAGTTTTATAGAAGACAGTGCTGTGAGTGCAGATCTCATCTGTAGTGATACAAACACAATCATCGACCTTTGTCAAATTATTATGACAAAAATTCAAGGTAATCAAGATTTGTATGTTGTTAAAAATGGATTTACAAGATTTTTGCACTGGTTTATAACTGTTGCCTCTTGGTCAACACAACAAACTGGTCAATTCATTCCCTATTACTGCAGTCAAATAAtgctttttgggaaaaaaaaccaTTCTAAGTTTTTATACCATATATCTTGAAAACCATATAACCAGGTACTCTAAATCTTTTGAACATCCACAATAATTAGGTCAATTTAATTGATATCGTGAGTGTACTCCTTACAAAAGTTGTCCCCTTTATAATTACAATAGTTGGTTCAATTTCCTTATTATTATGGAACTAAAATGGATAGACAGAAATTGTGCAGCAAACCTGATCTTCTTATCGTTTGCCTTTACACTTGAATACAATTCTCAAAAAATCTGGTGTCTCTAGAAGTAGAGCTGACAGTCTAGTTTTAATTGAATTTATCACAAGAATGTCAACTCTAACTattgaaacatatataattttatgGTCTTTAACTCCACCATTACTATCAGATGGATATAAGGAGTTCCTTTGACGTAAATAGAATCTTCATTGCAAAATTCTGTTGTAAACATGTTCTGCAACTACTTCGTTTGTTTTGTTCCGGCATCtttgtcaatattatggaatttgatgcgactgtcatacaagtgagaggttaagctagctagtaaaccaggttcaatccaccattttctacatgagaagtcaggaatatgacagttgttatccaactttcctttttgaattttccacggacttcagctttttttgtgattttactttttagttacTACCAATAATGGATATGGGGGATTCTTTTGGCATAAACCGTCttaatttttattgcaaaattCTATTGTAAAcatcttaaatttatataattttcacTGTACTCTCTAGTTTAAGTTTATATTGTTCATTTATACAGGGAAATAAATCTTCACATCATTTGGTATTCacaattaaataaatcttttcaTATTTTCTAAAAACTTACATTGCTGTACCTAAAATCTTTCCCCAAGTGCCGATGCTCGTGCCGATGATATGTTCCTGGTATCGTGACTACAATCCCGTACCCTTTCCCCGAATATGGCATGCTGATTtgttgtttgtctattggtctttTTCGTTTGAAGCCATTGCGTTGTCTGTTTAATTTCGACACATGGTTTTAGGTCATCCTCTGGTGTCTCGTCCCTCATATTTTAAATGCTTGTTCCGATTCCCACGGAGTAAAATTCCTCCCACATTCCCATAACAAAAAACGGtgaaattttaatgtttattttgattaccgtattttatttggtttttgCCAAACTGAGTTAACACCACATGACTTTTAGACAATAGTATGCAAACGCTCTTTATATTGGAGTCgtagaaagataccaaagggacatttaaactcgaTAAGGCGAAAAtcaactgacaaccccatggcaaaaaagagaaagaaaaaaaaacaacaaacaaaacataacatgGAAAACAAatgaccgagcaacacgaacccaaaacAAAACCGTGTGATCTCGTGCGCTCCAGAAGAgtcagcagatcctgcttcacacaTGGCACCCATTATTTTGCTCATATAAGTGCACACCTAATGATACGCCTAGTTCGGCAGGTCACATTCTGGGAACACGGAGGACGCgattatgtaaatataagaatattGAATCAACAttatatagattaacaactttatACCGGATCAGTTTAGTCTATATGCACAAAAGTCCTACAGGCCTCAACACAGCATACAGATTAAACTGTGCAATTACATTTTTGATTAGAACCATACCACTATAAATCCTAGGACAAATATATAGATTATTGTCTTTATCATTTTCAGcgaataattaaaaacaattttcttGTAGAAGTCCGTAtacattctagttttgttatTTTGGTATGTTTAGTTGCAGTACTATATGATTAGCAAATAGAGAATTTTGGGAAAAATGTCCATTAGTTCATGTAGGCTTAGGAAACTATATTTAAAGTTGCGAGGAAGATTGTATAACATTAACATAAATAAGAATTATAAATGCATGTCATACAATAATGACATTAATATTAATTCCAACATTTGCTTCATATAGTCACCTCCCCCTAAAACCCTATTCAAATTGTTATCATTGAGGCACTTGGTAATATGACTGGCACATCACTGTCAGATTTGTTGTGgttgatgatggaagtttttaactacCTTGACTGGCTCTACAGGATAGACGGAAGACTCTTATATAATAAGGTCGtttaacaggtcgagaactctagattttctgacgtcagaatatatttgcatagtaatttccaaaacacaaggccaatatggccttgaaaaactgaccaatcgactcaatgaactacaatgcattgtgggctactacgagtaaactacagtacttaaaacacgtggaattagtgggaaaacagtcaattaatatattgtctgggactctcatttattctgcaaatatatttactgtaaaatatacaacgtaatcttcaatttgcatgctcagattaaaaaaatattgtttattggcttcacgattcgactttctttttcgccttgcaaaagtagttgaaccggttttgtgcattgttatgaattgaacctgcattaatttcacgacatgacacagtgaaatatccaatgaagtgaccactgtccagtaagaaaatcatttgagctcttttaaatctgtataatgtcattgcaaaatcatttctgcctagaaaaacacgaaactttcattgaaacacttctttctgtactgaaagtgtattttttttttatcaggacctgaacttatagtaagaacatcataatattcagtatgctaaaaagaagtgttatgaaagcggcaggggcgggtccagccattttaaaaaggggggtcctaaccctggacaaaaggggagggggttccaactacatgtccccattcaaatgcactgatcgtccaaaaaagggggtccatcccccggaacccccgccccctggatccgccactgagcgggtacggtatatagctcaatacattttttttaatagtttcatccatcgataatatccgtttgttgctaattttatcaaaaaatatacctcagaggttttttttatcgttcggctgctgtccttttgacatatgtaaaatatctccaatattaaaagtctctggatcatagtgggtgccatattacctatcattttttttctaaaacgtgctttgtatatagaaataagaacatgcggtatgagtgccaaatgagacatgtttccaacaaagacataatttagtaaagtaagcagtcataggtccaatgctgaaaagtaagctattaatgaccccaaaattacttgtgtaaaacaatccaaaaaaaaaaaaaaaaaaaaaaaaacggcccaattaatatataaaaggacaagaaatctatcccataaaaaaaatatattgtataggagcttgtatttcagtggttgtcgtttgtttatgtgttacatatttgtttttcgttcatttttttttatataattaaggccgttagttttctcgtttgcattattgttttacattgtcatatcggggacttttatagctgactatacggtatgggctttgctcattgttgaaggccgtacggtgatctataaatgttaatttctgtgtcattttggtctcttgtggacagctgtcccattggcaatcataccacatcttcttttttattatagatccaacgttgcaattttcacaaaatatatcaaattttccaccttgtcgcacatacatatggataaaatccttacagcttatttcctaatgcacgtggagcaaaactttggttagcttgcttgctttgtttgtatactattgtacaaaatataaaatatacaagttaaactatgcctatatatatatatatatatatattgtttaaagatgtcaatcttattttcaaagcttgtataaacaactatacaaacaaagcaagcaagccaaccaaagttttactttgcaggtttaagaaatcagctgtaatgattttattcagtttggcaaatgtccgagcccgttaaatAACGAACAAACTGAagctacagttgctgacttcactaccttaaaaaaaaaagggaacagtttggaagtcccatatactgaaatgtgaccaacaaaaatacttattgattttgttaacactgccatatatgtaaatatttcttcgccttttttacgaacacaaaattcaaggatctcacatttgcctttaatcatctatacgaacattgctgtactcttgaatatcagcaccggctgttatcgacggcttactttacaccagtaagtttgtctcatgggtaattgtgttttttgctgttgtttcgttgcttctggtggacaaatacatgaaatctctgagccatcatcaaacatgttaatggctatatatcgggtaattcaaacccccttttcttcgcatagaaacatctcttcgttaatctgagcatggaagtaatactttatatcacgaactataaatgaggatacacaaaatgaaaaactaagcgaaattgtgaatcccgcattgcacgaaaaaatgtgttgtatttcagtaaataacacgtgttcttggttgattgtaaacacgtagtagtccatcatgcattgtgactcatttagtggattggtcaaaaacctaggtaaaaataaattgcgtcacatgtaaataaacaattacatgtacgagtacataagtatgctaatttatgcatttccatataaggtagtggtcccgacctgtttaaTTGATTGATGTTTACTTAAGCGGTCTTCAACGGCACTTGGATTATGTTCGTTAAGGACATGAGGA from Mytilus galloprovincialis chromosome 2, xbMytGall1.hap1.1, whole genome shotgun sequence encodes:
- the LOC143062912 gene encoding pre-mRNA-splicing factor 38B-like, with translation MAPNNPLPIWGNEKTMNLNPLILTNIQSSPYFKVNLYELKTYHEVIDEIYYRVDHLEPWEKGSRKTAGQTGMCGGVRGVGAGGIVSSAYCLLYKLFTLRLTRKQVNGLIAHSDSPYIRGLGFMYIRYTQDPKELWDWFEDYLDDEEEIDVKAGGGHKITIGHMVRQCLVKLEWYSTLFPRIPVPVQKSIMEKIKENPPKQEEEEHSSRKGSPKHIPDGELSFGEAEKHAQRRPSPTPQRRGSPPVKRPSKARSRSRSPHIKKRPSKARSRSRSPRRRSPKRSPPRRSPPRRPRSPPYRRRSPHRIYRPRSPPRHVQVDDFARELEREKARQRREKERGVSRSRSPVPRRRSRSRSPIRERRRKSRSPDRKHHHKSSHDKHSRHSSERKHDR